Proteins from a genomic interval of Aureimonas sp. AU20:
- the urtD gene encoding urea ABC transporter ATP-binding protein UrtD: MTETTTQTAPRLSPHPYATLLAEAREREDAGKPPRGETLLYLNGVTKSFDGFKAINDLSLVVARGEMRAIIGPNGAGKTTMMDIITGKTRPDAGEVYFAGDTDLTTHDEAEIASMGIGRKFQKPTVFESHTVEDNLVLALSGRRGVFATLFHKRTGEERARIDGILETVRLSAKRHLPAADLSHGQKQWLEIGMLLAQDPELLLVDEPVAGMTDAETEETARLLREIAQTRSVVVVEHDMHFVRALGVKVTCLHEGHVLAEGPLDQVSADPRVIEVYLGR, translated from the coding sequence ATGACCGAGACCACGACCCAGACCGCTCCGCGACTGTCGCCCCATCCCTACGCCACGCTTCTGGCCGAAGCGCGCGAAAGGGAGGACGCCGGCAAGCCGCCGCGCGGCGAGACGCTGCTCTATCTCAACGGCGTCACCAAGAGCTTCGACGGATTCAAGGCGATCAACGATCTGTCGCTTGTCGTCGCGCGCGGCGAGATGCGCGCCATCATCGGCCCGAACGGCGCCGGCAAGACGACGATGATGGACATCATCACCGGCAAGACCCGGCCCGATGCGGGCGAGGTTTATTTCGCCGGCGATACCGACCTTACCACGCACGATGAAGCCGAGATCGCCTCCATGGGCATCGGCCGAAAGTTCCAGAAGCCGACCGTCTTCGAAAGCCACACGGTGGAGGACAATCTGGTTCTGGCCCTGTCCGGCCGGCGCGGGGTTTTTGCGACGCTGTTCCACAAGCGCACGGGCGAGGAGCGGGCGCGGATCGACGGCATTCTGGAGACGGTGCGCCTCTCAGCCAAGCGGCATCTGCCGGCGGCCGATCTCAGCCACGGCCAGAAACAATGGCTGGAGATCGGCATGCTGCTGGCGCAGGACCCCGAGCTTCTTCTGGTGGACGAGCCGGTGGCGGGCATGACCGACGCCGAAACCGAGGAAACGGCGCGGCTCCTGCGCGAAATCGCGCAGACGCGCTCCGTCGTCGTGGTCGAGCACGACATGCATTTCGTGCGCGCGCTCGGCGTGAAGGTCACCTGTCTGCACGAGGGCCATGTGCTGGCCGAAGGACCGCTGGATCAGGTTTCGGCCGATCCGCGCGTCATCGAAGTCTATCTGGGGCGCTGA
- the urtA gene encoding urea ABC transporter substrate-binding protein, translating to MTFKASFFGAALAAALSTTALHGAFAADDTIKVGILHSLSGTMAISETTLKDAMLMLIDEQNKKGGLLGKKLEAVVVDPASDWPLFAEKARQLIAQDKVAATFGCWTSVSRKSVLPVFKELNSILFYPVQYEGEESERNVFYTGAAPNQQAIPAVDYLMNEGVQRWVLEGTDYVYPRTTNKILEAYLKSKGVVAEDIKVNYTPFGFSDWQTEVSAIKEFGGSGKKTAVVSTVNGDANVPFYKELANQGVSAETTPVMAFSVGEEELAGIDTAPLVGHLAAWNYFQSVDTPENEDFIAKWKTFTKNTDRVTNDPMEAHYIGFNMWVKAVEAAGTTDPDKVIDAMVGVAVPNLTGGMSSMGPNHHITKPVLIGEIQADGQFEVVHETSGLVLGDEWSDYLPESAPLISDWRKPMNCGNFNTQTGKCGGAGAQAASN from the coding sequence ATGACGTTCAAGGCCAGTTTCTTTGGCGCCGCGCTGGCTGCGGCCCTTTCCACCACCGCGCTTCATGGCGCCTTTGCAGCCGACGACACGATCAAGGTCGGCATTCTCCACTCTCTGTCGGGCACGATGGCGATTTCGGAGACGACGCTGAAGGACGCCATGCTCATGCTCATCGACGAGCAGAACAAGAAGGGTGGGCTCCTAGGCAAGAAGCTGGAAGCCGTCGTGGTCGATCCCGCGTCGGACTGGCCGCTCTTCGCTGAGAAGGCCCGCCAGCTCATCGCGCAGGACAAGGTCGCCGCGACCTTCGGCTGCTGGACCTCGGTGTCGCGCAAGTCGGTCCTGCCCGTGTTCAAGGAGCTGAACTCGATCCTGTTCTACCCCGTGCAGTACGAGGGCGAAGAGTCCGAGCGCAACGTCTTCTACACCGGCGCCGCCCCGAACCAGCAGGCCATCCCGGCGGTCGACTATCTCATGAACGAGGGCGTGCAGCGCTGGGTGCTGGAAGGCACGGACTATGTGTACCCGCGCACCACGAACAAGATCCTCGAAGCCTATTTGAAGTCCAAGGGCGTCGTCGCCGAGGACATCAAGGTGAACTACACGCCTTTCGGCTTCTCCGACTGGCAGACCGAGGTTTCGGCCATCAAGGAGTTCGGCGGCTCGGGCAAGAAGACCGCCGTCGTGTCGACCGTGAACGGCGACGCCAACGTGCCCTTCTACAAGGAACTGGCGAACCAGGGCGTTTCGGCCGAGACCACGCCGGTCATGGCCTTCTCGGTGGGCGAGGAAGAGCTCGCCGGCATCGACACTGCGCCGCTCGTCGGCCATCTCGCGGCCTGGAACTACTTCCAGTCGGTCGACACGCCGGAGAACGAAGACTTCATCGCCAAGTGGAAGACGTTCACCAAGAACACCGACCGCGTCACCAACGACCCGATGGAAGCTCATTACATCGGCTTCAACATGTGGGTGAAGGCCGTCGAGGCCGCCGGCACGACCGACCCGGACAAGGTGATCGACGCTATGGTCGGCGTCGCCGTGCCCAACCTGACGGGCGGCATGTCCTCGATGGGCCCCAACCACCACATCACCAAGCCTGTTCTGATCGGCGAGATCCAGGCCGACGGCCAGTTCGAGGTGGTGCACGAAACCTCGGGTCTAGTGCTGGGCGACGAGTGGTCGGACTACCTGCCGGAATCGGCGCCGCTCATCTCCGATTGGCGCAAGCCCATGAACTGCGGCAACTTCAACACGCAGACCGGCAAGTGCGGCGGCGCCGGCGCGCAGGCCGCTTCCAACTGA
- the urtE gene encoding urea ABC transporter ATP-binding subunit UrtE: protein MLRVSNVDLFYGAAQALRGVSMSAEKGQITCVLGRNGVGKTSLMRAIVGQQAIRAGEIALAGADLKGAAPYARARAGIGFVPQGREVFPLLTVKENLQTGFAPVKRAERTIPDHVFELFPVLKSMLGRRGGDLSGGQQQQLAIGRALVTRPSLLVLDEPTEGIQPSIIKDIGRAIRYLKDEAGIAVLLVEQYLDFCRELADKVYIMDRGQIVFEGVGADLDDPEVRRHLTV, encoded by the coding sequence ATGCTGCGTGTTTCCAATGTCGATCTCTTCTATGGCGCGGCGCAGGCCCTGCGGGGCGTGTCGATGAGTGCGGAAAAGGGGCAGATCACCTGCGTCCTCGGGCGCAACGGCGTCGGCAAGACCTCGCTGATGCGCGCCATCGTCGGCCAGCAGGCGATCCGCGCGGGCGAGATCGCGCTGGCCGGCGCCGACCTCAAGGGTGCGGCGCCCTATGCGAGGGCGAGGGCCGGCATCGGCTTCGTGCCGCAGGGGCGCGAGGTGTTTCCGCTACTCACGGTGAAGGAAAACCTGCAGACGGGCTTCGCGCCGGTGAAGCGCGCTGAGCGCACGATTCCCGATCATGTCTTCGAGCTTTTCCCGGTGCTGAAATCCATGCTGGGCCGGCGCGGGGGCGACCTGTCGGGCGGCCAGCAGCAGCAGCTGGCGATCGGCCGGGCGCTGGTCACGCGCCCCAGCCTCCTGGTGCTGGACGAGCCGACCGAGGGCATCCAGCCCTCGATCATCAAGGACATCGGCCGAGCGATTCGCTACCTCAAGGACGAGGCCGGCATCGCCGTGCTCCTGGTCGAGCAGTATCTCGATTTCTGCCGCGAGCTGGCCGACAAGGTCTACATCATGGATCGCGGTCAGATCGTCTTCGAAGGCGTCGGGGCCGATCTCGACGACCCCGAGGTTCGCAGGCACCTGACCGTTTAA
- a CDS encoding acetoacetate--CoA ligase, producing MSHSSPLWTPSPERAAASGMNAFRAFCEFRRGAAMADSTALHEWSLSEPGLFWDAVWDFFEVVGDKGGALIADGDRMPGARFFPEARLNFAENLLRPLPGIDGEADALVSICEDKAETRWSWNRLRAEVSRLQQAMRAAGIEAGDRVAGLLPNIPESIAAMLAATSLGAVWCSASPDFGPRGVLDRFGQIEPKLLVTVDGYWYAGKRIDLREKLAEVLPQLPTLKKLVIVPLIGSDLDPASLPGGTSLETFTAGFEPEELRFERLPFDHPLFILFSSGTTGAPKCIVHRAGGVLLQHLKEHGLHTDVKPGDRLFYFTTLGWMMWNWLVSGLARGATLLLFDGSPFHPSAPVLFDYAEREGMTHFGTSAKYIDALRKSGTRPAESHDLTKLRAMMSTGSPLSIEGFRFVYEGIKSDLHLASISGGTDIVSCFVLGDPTRPVYAGEIQGPGLGMAVEVWTDEGKPAPIGEKGELVCTRPFPAMPLGFFADESGAKYRAAYFERFPGVWCHGDFAETTEHGGLVIHGRSDATLNPGGVRIGTAEIYAQVETIPEVNEAICIGQQYDGDVRVVLFVTLRNGAELTDALKETIRRTIRTGASPRHVPAVIVAVSDIPRTKSGKIVELAVRDTVHGREVKNKEALANPDALDLYRDRPELRA from the coding sequence ATGTCCCATTCGTCCCCGCTCTGGACCCCTTCGCCCGAGCGCGCTGCCGCCAGCGGCATGAACGCCTTCCGCGCCTTCTGCGAGTTTCGGCGGGGAGCGGCCATGGCAGACAGCACGGCTTTGCACGAATGGTCGCTATCCGAGCCGGGCCTCTTCTGGGATGCCGTCTGGGACTTCTTCGAGGTTGTCGGCGATAAGGGCGGAGCGCTGATCGCGGATGGGGACCGGATGCCGGGCGCGCGCTTCTTTCCCGAGGCGCGACTGAACTTCGCGGAGAACCTGCTGCGGCCCCTTCCCGGGATCGACGGCGAGGCCGACGCGCTGGTTTCCATCTGTGAGGACAAGGCGGAAACCCGCTGGTCCTGGAACCGGCTTCGGGCCGAGGTTTCTCGCCTTCAACAGGCGATGCGGGCGGCCGGGATCGAGGCGGGCGACCGTGTCGCCGGCCTCCTGCCCAACATTCCCGAATCGATCGCCGCCATGCTGGCCGCCACCTCGCTCGGCGCGGTCTGGTGCTCGGCCTCGCCCGATTTCGGACCGCGCGGCGTGCTCGATCGATTCGGCCAGATCGAACCCAAGCTGCTCGTGACCGTGGATGGCTACTGGTACGCGGGCAAGCGCATCGACCTGCGGGAGAAACTGGCCGAGGTTCTGCCGCAGCTTCCGACGCTGAAGAAGCTCGTGATCGTGCCGCTCATCGGCAGCGATCTCGACCCCGCGAGCCTGCCGGGCGGCACGAGCCTTGAGACCTTCACGGCGGGTTTCGAACCGGAGGAGCTTCGGTTCGAGCGCCTGCCTTTCGACCACCCGCTCTTCATTCTCTTCTCGTCCGGCACCACGGGCGCACCCAAATGCATCGTGCACCGGGCGGGCGGCGTGCTGCTCCAGCACCTGAAGGAGCATGGGCTGCACACGGACGTGAAGCCGGGCGATCGGCTCTTCTACTTCACCACGCTCGGCTGGATGATGTGGAACTGGCTCGTCTCGGGGCTGGCGCGCGGCGCGACGCTGCTTCTCTTCGACGGCTCCCCCTTCCACCCTTCGGCGCCCGTCCTGTTCGACTATGCCGAACGGGAAGGCATGACGCATTTCGGCACCTCGGCCAAATATATCGACGCGCTGCGCAAGAGCGGCACGAGGCCCGCCGAGAGCCACGACCTGACGAAGCTGCGCGCGATGATGTCCACCGGCTCGCCGCTCAGCATCGAAGGTTTCCGCTTTGTCTACGAGGGGATCAAGTCCGACCTGCACCTCGCCTCGATTTCGGGCGGCACGGACATCGTCTCCTGCTTCGTACTGGGCGACCCGACGCGGCCCGTCTATGCCGGCGAAATCCAGGGGCCGGGCCTCGGCATGGCGGTGGAAGTCTGGACCGACGAAGGCAAACCCGCCCCGATCGGCGAGAAGGGCGAGCTGGTCTGCACCCGGCCCTTCCCCGCCATGCCACTTGGCTTCTTTGCGGACGAGAGCGGGGCGAAATATCGCGCCGCCTATTTCGAGCGCTTCCCCGGCGTCTGGTGCCACGGCGACTTTGCCGAAACCACGGAGCATGGGGGCCTCGTCATCCACGGACGCTCGGACGCGACGCTGAATCCCGGCGGTGTGCGCATCGGCACGGCCGAGATCTATGCACAGGTCGAGACGATCCCCGAGGTGAACGAGGCAATCTGCATCGGGCAGCAATATGATGGCGACGTTCGCGTCGTGCTCTTCGTCACGCTGCGTAACGGCGCCGAACTGACCGACGCGCTGAAGGAGACGATCCGCCGCACGATTCGAACCGGCGCCTCGCCGCGCCATGTGCCGGCGGTGATCGTCGCGGTTTCCGACATCCCACGCACTAAAAGCGGCAAGATCGTGGAACTCGCCGTTCGCGACACGGTGCATGGCCGCGAGGTCAAGAACAAGGAGGCGTTGGCGAACCCGGACGCGCTCGACCTCTATCGCGACCGACCGGAACTGCGGGCTTAA
- a CDS encoding WecB/TagA/CpsF family glycosyltransferase: MMSTIEYLGMRFLDANPSGVRAAFREALKGGFGYVVTPNVDHVVSYHRGDAALREVYDGARFQICDSQVLAKLAALSGVHLTPYPGSDLTRDLLEHPIQRGVRIAVIGPDEAAFRDLVARFPSIALRHVPCGARLAVGSAEWRETVARAVAAEWDLLLVCLSFPKQELFARDLGLAGRQRGLALCVGASVDFLTQRQIRAPEPMRRAGLEWLHRLVSNPRRMAGRYLKRGPVIFALAAGAFFKAKPAEPVVPGRRRVLFLTTVLPHGRTTGGEIASMNFIDGLKAAGCEVEVVGYHRQGQDTNPPPGFLSPCDWPIESAGRPLQAGLWMGSALLTGRPYSVQKYVGAAMKRFVRLRLRTRPADLVVVDHAQASWLLPALPREQSVVLIAHNVEHRLYGSHGDAIAGAAKPGLRQRLKSVVYRREAETLLRIERAAVARAGQVWTLSEDDGSAFAQLEPGRVVRTFGVPGQAFRGASQPLPDPSVDVGLLGSWNWDVNRAGLDWFLANVAPRLPRHLRIVVAGRSHHAPGTSLGPVRFAGFMPDAGAFLRSCAVVVIPSTVGSGIQIKTIETLGLGVPTVATSIALRGIDDPPLDLRVANGATDMVSAILEALNTPRPDGRDGAAWRLAREKAFQADVAAALDGLLCLKRGPEVQAKEPAWAAFEGMVV, from the coding sequence ATGATGTCGACGATCGAGTATCTCGGGATGCGTTTTCTGGACGCCAATCCCTCGGGGGTGCGCGCCGCGTTTCGAGAGGCGCTGAAGGGCGGATTCGGCTATGTCGTCACGCCCAATGTCGATCATGTCGTGTCCTATCATCGTGGCGACGCCGCCCTGCGCGAGGTCTATGACGGCGCTCGTTTTCAGATTTGCGACAGCCAGGTTCTCGCGAAGCTCGCCGCTCTTTCCGGCGTGCATCTGACGCCCTATCCCGGTTCGGACCTGACGCGCGATCTTCTGGAACACCCGATTCAGCGCGGCGTGCGCATCGCGGTGATCGGGCCGGACGAGGCGGCCTTTCGCGATCTCGTGGCGCGCTTTCCCTCGATCGCCCTTCGTCATGTGCCTTGCGGCGCCCGGCTTGCCGTCGGTTCGGCCGAGTGGCGGGAGACGGTGGCGCGTGCCGTGGCGGCGGAATGGGACCTTCTCCTCGTCTGCCTGTCCTTTCCCAAGCAGGAACTCTTCGCCCGCGATCTCGGGCTTGCCGGGCGCCAGCGCGGCTTGGCGCTCTGCGTAGGCGCCAGCGTCGATTTTCTGACGCAGCGCCAGATCCGCGCGCCCGAGCCGATGCGACGCGCGGGCCTCGAATGGCTGCACCGCTTGGTGAGCAATCCCCGGCGCATGGCCGGGCGCTATCTCAAGCGCGGACCGGTGATCTTCGCTTTGGCGGCCGGCGCCTTTTTCAAGGCCAAGCCGGCGGAGCCGGTGGTGCCGGGTCGTCGCCGCGTTCTGTTCTTGACGACCGTTCTGCCTCATGGCCGCACCACCGGTGGCGAGATCGCCTCCATGAACTTCATCGACGGGTTGAAGGCTGCGGGCTGCGAGGTCGAGGTCGTCGGCTATCACCGGCAGGGGCAGGACACCAATCCGCCTCCGGGTTTCCTGTCGCCTTGCGACTGGCCGATCGAAAGCGCGGGCAGGCCGCTCCAGGCCGGGCTCTGGATGGGCAGCGCGCTACTGACCGGTCGGCCTTACTCCGTGCAGAAATATGTCGGCGCGGCGATGAAGCGCTTCGTGCGCCTTCGGCTTCGCACCCGGCCCGCCGATCTCGTCGTGGTCGACCATGCGCAGGCCAGCTGGCTTCTTCCCGCCTTGCCGCGCGAGCAATCGGTGGTGCTGATCGCGCACAATGTCGAGCATCGGCTCTATGGAAGCCATGGCGATGCGATCGCCGGCGCGGCCAAGCCGGGCCTACGGCAGCGGTTGAAAAGCGTGGTCTATCGGCGCGAGGCCGAGACGCTTCTGCGAATCGAACGGGCGGCGGTGGCCCGCGCAGGGCAGGTCTGGACCTTATCGGAGGACGACGGATCAGCCTTCGCCCAGCTGGAACCGGGCAGGGTGGTTCGAACCTTCGGCGTTCCCGGCCAGGCGTTTCGCGGGGCCTCGCAGCCGCTGCCGGACCCCAGCGTCGATGTCGGGCTTCTCGGTAGCTGGAACTGGGACGTGAACCGCGCCGGTCTCGACTGGTTCTTGGCGAACGTCGCGCCGCGCCTGCCGAGGCATCTTCGGATCGTCGTCGCCGGGCGAAGCCATCATGCGCCGGGAACGTCGCTCGGCCCGGTTCGCTTCGCCGGCTTCATGCCGGATGCCGGCGCCTTTCTACGAAGCTGCGCGGTGGTTGTGATCCCGAGCACCGTCGGCTCGGGCATTCAGATCAAGACGATCGAGACGTTGGGCCTCGGTGTGCCGACCGTCGCCACATCGATCGCCCTGCGCGGCATCGACGATCCGCCGCTGGACCTTCGCGTCGCCAATGGCGCCACCGACATGGTGAGTGCCATTTTGGAAGCGCTGAACACGCCGAGGCCGGACGGGCGCGACGGTGCGGCTTGGCGTCTTGCGCGCGAAAAAGCGTTCCAGGCGGATGTCGCCGCCGCGCTGGACGGGTTGCTCTGCCTGAAACGAGGGCCGGAAGTGCAAGCGAAGGAACCAGCCTGGGCTGCCTTCGAGGGCATGGTGGTCTGA
- the urtB gene encoding urea ABC transporter permease subunit UrtB — translation MLTELRAVLTGFLEVLAVALALLAGAFLATGGKSFAQGADPAAIIAGFAGKKSFEETEANLRALAATGDPRVAPTMDALASGDLYYSKTDNRVVIATGRGATLAAIDPLTSVPIGDLPKASLEKVRVKNSIRSLVAELKGALTLGSDNPAERMRAASSLFDKAAPDQIGALDDAIAKESEPAIRTRFEEARAVAVLRSDRPAAERAEAVKVLTTRGDRTAQNVLTTFASDADPTVAKAATSGVAAIADTIAFWGQAQNIWYGISLGSVLLLAAIGLAITFGVMGVINMAHGEMVMIGAYTTFVVQEALRVNAPQWLDFSLALALPLAFLVAGFVGFVMERGIIRFLYGRPLETLLATFGVSLILQQAVRTIFGPTNREVSNPSWMSGSFDVGLMSVTWNRLWIIVFALAVFAALLFALNRTSAGLKMRAVTQNRRMAAAMGIRTPMVDAMTFALGSGIAGMAGVALSQVDNVSPDLGQGYIIDSFMVVVFGGVGNLWGTLVGAMSLGILNKFLEPYAGAVLGKIVVLVLIILFIQKRPRGLFALKGRFVDA, via the coding sequence ATGTTGACTGAGCTTCGAGCTGTGCTGACCGGCTTTCTGGAAGTGCTGGCCGTCGCCCTCGCGCTTCTGGCCGGCGCGTTTCTGGCGACCGGCGGCAAATCCTTTGCGCAAGGCGCCGACCCGGCCGCGATCATCGCGGGGTTCGCCGGCAAGAAGAGCTTCGAGGAGACGGAAGCCAATCTGCGCGCCCTGGCTGCGACGGGCGATCCCCGCGTCGCGCCGACGATGGACGCGCTCGCGTCTGGTGACCTCTACTATTCCAAGACCGACAACCGCGTGGTGATCGCGACGGGGCGAGGCGCGACGCTGGCGGCCATCGACCCCCTGACGTCGGTCCCGATCGGCGACCTGCCGAAGGCGAGCCTGGAGAAGGTGCGCGTCAAGAATTCCATCCGCTCGCTGGTGGCGGAGCTGAAAGGCGCGTTGACGCTCGGCTCCGACAATCCGGCCGAGCGCATGCGGGCCGCGAGCAGCCTGTTCGACAAGGCCGCGCCGGATCAGATTGGGGCGCTGGACGACGCCATCGCCAAGGAGAGCGAGCCGGCGATCCGCACGCGCTTCGAGGAGGCGAGGGCTGTCGCCGTCCTTCGCTCCGACCGGCCGGCCGCCGAGCGCGCCGAGGCGGTGAAGGTGCTTACCACGCGCGGAGACCGCACGGCGCAGAACGTTCTCACCACCTTCGCCAGCGACGCCGACCCCACCGTCGCCAAAGCCGCAACAAGCGGCGTCGCCGCCATTGCCGATACGATCGCTTTCTGGGGCCAGGCCCAGAACATCTGGTACGGTATCTCGCTCGGCTCGGTTCTGCTTCTGGCCGCCATCGGCCTCGCCATCACCTTCGGCGTCATGGGCGTCATCAACATGGCGCATGGCGAGATGGTGATGATCGGCGCCTACACGACCTTCGTCGTGCAGGAGGCGCTGCGGGTGAACGCGCCGCAATGGCTGGACTTCAGTCTCGCGCTGGCCCTGCCGTTGGCCTTTCTCGTCGCGGGCTTCGTCGGCTTCGTCATGGAGCGCGGCATCATCCGCTTCCTCTACGGCCGCCCGCTGGAAACGCTGCTCGCCACCTTCGGCGTTTCGCTGATCCTGCAGCAGGCCGTGCGCACGATCTTCGGACCGACCAATCGCGAGGTGTCCAATCCGTCCTGGATGTCGGGCTCCTTCGATGTCGGGCTGATGTCGGTGACCTGGAACCGGCTCTGGATCATCGTCTTCGCGCTCGCCGTCTTCGCCGCGCTGCTCTTCGCGCTGAATCGCACCTCGGCCGGCCTGAAGATGCGCGCCGTGACGCAGAACCGCCGCATGGCCGCCGCGATGGGCATCCGCACCCCGATGGTGGACGCCATGACCTTCGCGCTCGGCTCCGGCATCGCCGGCATGGCGGGCGTCGCGCTCAGCCAGGTCGACAACGTCTCGCCCGACCTCGGGCAGGGCTACATCATCGACAGTTTCATGGTGGTGGTGTTCGGCGGCGTCGGCAATCTCTGGGGCACGCTGGTCGGGGCCATGAGTCTCGGCATCCTGAACAAGTTCCTCGAGCCCTATGCCGGCGCTGTGCTCGGTAAGATCGTGGTGCTCGTTCTCATCATTCTCTTCATTCAGAAACGCCCGCGCGGCCTCTTCGCTCTCAAGGGAAGGTTCGTCGACGCATGA
- the urtC gene encoding urea ABC transporter permease subunit UrtC → MITARFLGPRALWLAAILLLVAVLVPVSNLALHAGHPLRVPDHLVPLFGKYLSYAILALSLDLVWGYVGILSLGHGAFFALGGYAMGMYLMRQIGSRGVYGNPLLPDFMVFLNYKALPWFWQGFDQFWFAALMVLLVPGLLAFLFGYFAFRSRVTGVYLSIITQALTYALLLAFFRNDMGFGGNNGLTDFKDILGFPIQAASTRAGLFAATAVALALFVLVVSAVTRSKLGLLMVAVRDAESRTRFLGWRAEHVKLFAFTLSAVMAGVAGALYVPQVGIINPGEFAPLNSIEVVVWTAVGGRGTILGPVLGALLVNGGKSYFTAAAPESWLFVLGSLFVVVTLFLPRGIVGTIDHGWRALSERRRAARAEKGVAGEPVANPSPAE, encoded by the coding sequence ATGATCACTGCCCGCTTTCTCGGACCCCGAGCCCTCTGGCTCGCCGCGATCCTGCTTCTCGTCGCGGTGCTGGTTCCCGTCTCGAACCTCGCGCTTCACGCCGGCCACCCCTTGCGCGTGCCGGACCATCTCGTTCCGCTCTTCGGCAAGTATCTGTCCTACGCGATCCTGGCGCTCAGCCTCGATCTCGTCTGGGGCTATGTCGGCATCCTGTCGCTCGGTCACGGCGCCTTCTTTGCGCTCGGCGGCTATGCGATGGGCATGTATCTCATGCGCCAGATCGGCAGCAGGGGCGTCTACGGCAATCCGCTCCTGCCGGACTTCATGGTCTTCCTGAACTACAAGGCGCTGCCCTGGTTCTGGCAAGGGTTCGACCAGTTCTGGTTCGCCGCGCTCATGGTGCTGCTGGTGCCGGGCCTCCTGGCCTTCCTGTTCGGCTACTTCGCCTTTCGCTCGCGCGTCACCGGCGTCTATCTCTCGATCATCACGCAGGCCCTGACATACGCCCTTTTGCTCGCTTTTTTCCGCAACGACATGGGCTTTGGCGGCAACAACGGGCTGACCGACTTCAAGGACATTCTCGGCTTCCCCATCCAGGCGGCCTCGACCCGCGCCGGCCTCTTCGCGGCGACGGCGGTGGCCCTGGCGCTCTTCGTCCTCGTCGTCTCCGCCGTCACGCGTTCCAAGCTCGGGCTGCTCATGGTCGCCGTGCGCGACGCCGAAAGCCGCACGCGCTTTCTCGGCTGGCGGGCGGAGCATGTGAAGCTCTTCGCCTTCACGCTCTCGGCGGTCATGGCCGGTGTCGCCGGCGCGCTCTACGTGCCGCAGGTCGGCATCATCAATCCCGGCGAGTTCGCACCGCTGAACTCGATCGAGGTCGTGGTCTGGACGGCGGTCGGCGGGCGCGGGACGATCCTCGGGCCGGTGCTCGGCGCGCTCCTCGTCAATGGCGGCAAGAGCTACTTCACCGCCGCAGCCCCCGAAAGCTGGCTCTTCGTGCTCGGCTCGCTCTTCGTGGTGGTCACGCTCTTCCTGCCGCGCGGCATCGTCGGCACGATCGACCATGGCTGGCGGGCGCTGAGCGAGCGACGCCGCGCCGCGCGCGCCGAAAAGGGCGTGGCCGGTGAGCCGGTCGCCAACCCCAGCCCGGCGGAGTGA